The following are encoded in a window of Terriglobales bacterium genomic DNA:
- a CDS encoding F0F1 ATP synthase subunit epsilon codes for MADSLQLEIVTPERLVETDVVQEIQIPGKNGYLGILPGHAPLITELGVGEISYKADNMEYHVAVAWGFAEVLADKVTVLAETAERAEDIDVERARKSKERAEQRLTSAGGEVDYQRALVALERANSRLEVAQHRRS; via the coding sequence ATGGCTGACTCTTTACAACTCGAGATCGTCACCCCCGAGCGGCTGGTGGAAACCGACGTGGTCCAGGAGATCCAGATTCCCGGCAAGAATGGCTATCTGGGCATCCTGCCCGGACACGCGCCGTTGATCACCGAACTGGGGGTCGGCGAGATCAGCTACAAGGCCGACAACATGGAGTACCACGTCGCCGTGGCGTGGGGTTTCGCCGAGGTCCTTGCCGACAAAGTGACGGTGCTGGCGGAGACCGCCGAGCGCGCCGAGGACATCGATGTGGAGCGTGCCCGCAAGTCGAAGGAGCGCGCCGAACAGCGCCTGACGTCCGCCGGCGGCGAAGTGGATTACCAGCGGGCGCTGGTGGCGCTGGAGCGGGCCAACTCGCGCCTGGAAGTGGCGCAGCACCGCCGATCCTGA